The Helianthus annuus cultivar XRQ/B chromosome 11, HanXRQr2.0-SUNRISE, whole genome shotgun sequence region caggcttggggtacggtatataaaataccgcttggtcggagaattgaccttaaccggtcttggttatgtgcagtcaaattaacccgtttgaaaatgctgttttgtttgtttaacgcctttgggggcttaatgaccatgtcccgatatccttggcatcattcaaagaatggccacgaccttagcactcgggtgtaggcgtacacccgtagtgttgtacaacatgtataatcgtcggtacgagagaagtctcgcggcggaattatattaagtggtgtgtctattaatctttaacccggcacgacccgggctaccgaacgcagaacgaacatgtaattcttttacaagattattaagcaaataattatcccaagttatataAAGTTTTATGCcatgagcatttaaatcaattttaaacattttcaaaatgagtcagttaaattgtatttaccagtgtaaactgatgtattttccaaaaagactaagtgcaggtactacgcgtaataggctggtcactccttaatcatccatagaagtctcgcaagcttaggatgcatgaagtctgttgaaatgaagtttcctgtttatttgattctgcctgtggattctatttcgacattttgtgatactcgagtattacaataatttaagttgaaatgaatctatctttgcttccgctgtgcattataatttgtgttgtttgactatgatgatatcaactacgtcacgttaatcccccaccgggcccaccggtgacacgtggaaattaggggtgtgacagttttggAGGTGTCTAGGATCACTCCAGCTGTCCTAGTGGTATAGAAAAACCAGCAACATGCTCATAGTATCGATTTGCAGGTTATAGAGTCGGTTAAAGATGGAAACCTGCAGCTGTCCATATTTTTCTGCCCAGATACAGGCCTTACGGACCATATGActgaccccttacggtccgtatccgATGTTGAATTGTATCGCCCAGGTAGctgtcttacggaccgtaagccttggcccttgcggtccgtaagaggTTGATCAGAAACATAATTTCTTTTGATCTTGACACCTTTAATCCTTCAACTTTTATAACCATTGCTAATTATTTCCCAAGAGTTTGTTTCAACAATATAAGTCTCGGACTTagtaaaaggtcactcagagacATAAattagcatgttgacacttttagtcccttcggaATAATTCCGTTACCTGGTTAaggtttaggacacgtgtctttgAATAAGTGGACACaatttttacgaggtgttacataatGGACACTCTCTACTCGGCAAGAGCCTCGGTCTTGGTAAATGGGTCTCCTACTATTGAGTTCGATTGCTCGCGGGGTCTCCGTCAAGGGGACCCTTTGTCTCCTTTCCTCTTTGTGATAGCCATGGAAGCCCTCACGGGTATAATGAAAAAAGCTGTATCGGATAGGATATTTAAAGGGGTCCGATGTACAAACGAAGGCCCTATTCTCTCACACTTCATATACGCCGATGACGTTATTTTTATTGGCGAATGGTCGAGTCACAATGATTTAAATCTTCGCAGAATTTTGACGTGTTTTTACTTGACATCCGTATTAAAAATGTATCTCTCCAAGTGTAGCATCtttggggtgggggtgggggatCAACGGGTACAAGATATGGCGACTTCATTACATTGTAAACGTGGTTCTTTACCATTTAAACATTTGGGTTTGGTGGTTGGGGCGAACATGAACCTTGTCAAAAATTGGAAGCCGGTCGTTGAAGCGTTTAGGAGCCGTTTAGCACTTTGGAAGGCGAAGCAATTGTCTTATGGGGGTTGAATCACCTTACTAAAACCGGTTCTAAATGCTCTACCTACGTACTTCTTCTCGTTATACAAGGCCCCAGTCCAAGTCTTGGACCAATTGGATAGAATTAGAAGGGTATTCTTTTGGGGAGGATCCGAGGAAGCCGCGAAAATGAGTTGGATGGCGCGGGAAAAAGTCACCGCCCCAGTCGAATATGGTGGCCAAGGCTTCGAGTCTCTCCGTGATGCTAATCTCGCCATGTTATcgaagtggtggtggaggtttaaaACAGAAAAGAGTTGGTTATGGAAAAGGGTAGTTTGGGCATTACATCATAGTTCGAGATCTTGGGCGGCTATTCCCGCTAAAGGTACGATTGCCGGGCCTTGGAAGCATATAGTTAGTATTCATGACAACCTTAATCAATTGGGCATTAATTTGAATGATTCTTTTTGGTGTGAAGTGGCTGTAGGAAATAAAGCAGCTTTTTGGTTGGACTTTTGGGTTGGAAATAAACCACTGTACAACACTTTTCCAATGCTTTTTGCTCTAGAATCGAATAAACTTTGTATGGTGGAGGACCGGGTCTCTTGGGTGGATGACGGGCTGATCGCAAACTGGAATTGGGCCAGACCAATGCTATCTACAGAGGAGAATGCGGAGCTGCAGAATCTCACAGCAATGTTGCGAAATTTTACTCCGAGCAACGGTTCAGATACTTGGATATGTGGATTACACCCAGCTGGTACATTTTCTGTCCAAAACATTAAATTCGTTTTGAGCAACTATAATAGATATGAGCCAAAATATGTGTTTAGTTGGAATAATTGGGTTCCGAAAAAAGTCGGGATAGTGGCGTGGAGGGCAGAAAAGGAAAGGTTACCTACAAAATCAGCTCTAGCGGCTCGCAACATAAATGTGGATTCTATGGAATGTGTTTTTTTATGGAGAATATGCTGAGACAAGTGAACATATTTTTTGTGTCATGCCAATTTTCACAAACGATTTGGCAGTGTGTCGCACAGTGGGTTAATATCCCTCCAATTTTGGCTTTTGGTTTTAGAGACATTCTAGATCTACATTGTTATATGCCAGTTACCAGAAAAAAAAAGTGATTTATGCCATTGTACAAGTTGTTATCTGGTGTATTTGGAAGACGCGAAATAATGCAGTTTTTAACCAAGTAAATCCGGAGATAACGAAGGTCGTGGAGGAGGCTAAATCGCTTAGTTTCTTATGGGTCAAGAATCGGCCGAAAGAGCATGGGTGGAGTTGGAACGACTGGAGAACTTTTAACATTCTGATGTAATTTTTTGTATGGCTTCGGCCTCCGTTGTTGCATTCGGGTTTGCTTCCCATTGTGTATATGTGGTGTCTAGCTCTTTGCTAGTTTCTAATAATATTCCGTTTTTGTTGACCGTTaaaaaaaagaatttggatttaGCAAAGATATTATAACTAGAAGAAACTAACATGGATAACACATATGTTATAAATGAGGTGATGAATTTTGGATATACAAGTGATTAATGCATACTTATAAATGATTTCCGAATTGATGTCATTACTACCTCtctctatatctatatataatctaaaatttagttacatgttctattttaaaatcaacatttatgatgttttaaatgcaatacttaaaataatattgattaaattatatatatctataatctatactatctatactatattataaagcatttcctCAAGGGCTTCTTAAAAATTAAGAGATACAAGTAGAAATCCTTAATATACAACACACAATGCGTATATTAATCATGTTTTAGGGGTAAATTTGTCATTCAACATGGATATTCAATTAATATCTTAATTCTAACCAATTATAAttaatctatatctatctatattattattatattataaagcatttcctCAAGGGCTTCTTAAAAATTAAGAGGTACAAGTAGAAATCCTTAATATACAACACAGAATGCGTATATTAATCATGTTTTAGAGGTAAATTTGTCATTCAACATGGATATTCAATTGATATCTTAATTCTAACCAATTATAATTAATAGAAATGGATCTCTAGGGACTATAATTAATTGAATGCATTATAAAGCATTTCCTCAAGGGCTTCTTAAAAATTAAGAGGTACAAGTAGAAATCCTTAATATACAACACAGAATGCGTATATTAATCATGTTTTAGAGGTAAATTTGTCATTCAACATGGATATTCAATTGATATCTTAATTCTAACCAATTATAATTAATAGAAATGGATCTCTAGGGACTATAATTAATTGAATGCCGTGATTGAAGTTAAATCAACTATACAAATAAAATTAGTTTGAAGAATAACAATTACTTTTGATTCCAACAAAATTTAAGCAATTTGCAATTGCTATGCTATGCTTATGGTATAacattttaataaaaatgttagGAGACAAAATAGTATttctatattattattactaaaaaataataattaaatgaaAATTTAGTTACGATTTAATTTGGGAAATGCTATaacattttaataaaaatattaggAGACAAAATTGTATttctatattattattattatgaaaaaataataattaaatgaaAATTTAGTTACGATTTAATTTGGTGGTGAATATAAAGTTCATCAATAACTCACTAAATATTATTTATCTAGGCATTCATTTGTTTACTCATGCATTTCAAAGGTCTCTCCTACTTAACACTATACAAACCAAAAAGCTTGGTAACTGATTTCGAAATTAAAACCCATAATCATGCAATTGAAGTTTACAATTTAATTTGATGGTGAATATAAATTCATCAATAACTCATTAAATATTATTTATCTAGACATTTATTTTTCACTCATGCATTTCAAAGGTCAGTCCTACTTATCACTATACAAACCAAAAAGCTTCGTAACCGATTTCGAATTTAAAACCCATAATCATGAAATTCAAGTTTGATAGTTATAACATATATAATAACCCAATTTCACTCACCCACACGACACAGGGCACACCCATAAATTGTTTCCCCACACTCTATTTTTCTCCAACGCACCCGCACAACCTCTACTAACCACCGATCGACCACCACCGATCCTGTCGAATTTTCCCACCACCAACCACCGCTTCTGCTTTGTTAATCAGTTCGAGTATATATCATTTTGCAGCAGATGTTTAGGATTTTTTTAATCTTATCGGAACGAAACAGCAAGCATCGTCGTCAACCTTAGTAGCTGATATTGGTGTGGAGTTTTTcttaaagttaaacaaattatatGCCACCCTACCTACCTGAAAGGTGGAATTATTGTCTATTAGCTCATCTTTAGTGTGTTGTTGCACACAAGGTTTCATTTCTTTCTATGTTATGTTTTGTGATATGATTTTGATTTCATTTTCTTATAAATATTAAAATTCcatgattatgtgttatgtgtttcCAAAATTTTATCAGAGAGTTGGTTATATTGTCTCTTGATCTTTTGCAGTAGAAAGAAAAAAGttaagaaaaggttgaagaagaaGATGCAGCCTTCATATAATCCATTTTCCAAGTTAGTACGACTTTTAAGTAAGACGCTGACTACACAAAACAGGCCCTATGCGGAAAGCCGTTACGATAATCCTAGAAGAATGACCACTTCCAATAGAGCACCATTAAACAACACCAGGCGCTACAAAAAGAGGGGATAGTTACCAACTATATTTTACTAATGATCTGTTGAAGGCTTTACGTGTGGGAAGTGTATAACTGAGTGCATCgtctactatatatatatatatatatacatatatatatgtacacaCCTTATATATGGTTTTTTGATCATTTTAAGGTTTGAATTATGTTCCCACCCGTATTATCggctccgccgcaacgcgcgggttccccagtatatattaaaaaggagaagtgatgtacaaGATGGTAATTTTGCCACGCATATCAATTTTAAAGCAACATGTACAAGATGTTTAAAGCCAATTAAAAAGGAAGTTCTATAAAATTTTAAGACAACTCAGGGTTAAAATGGAGAAATCGTCCTCCCACGTTTAATTCCCAGAAACCCAATCGTCAAACTTCAAGTGTAGAAGAGGATGACTTAATTTCATTCACCTCTTCACTTTCTTTCTTTATATCTCCCAAAACTCAAAACCCTTGATAGCAACCGGATCAAAACAACGTACACCACACACACAATGGCGACTACAGCGTCTGCCGTCCGATCAATTTTCTGGTCATCATCCCTCCGTAGCGCAGCGGTGCGTGCATCCTCTCAAGCCAAAAACTCAAGCCAaacatttcctttctttctttcccAGCCCTACTTACGATCCAAGTTAAAGTTCTGCCTAACATTTACTTTCTTTCTTTTCCAGCCCTACTTAAGAAGGTTCTGATTCAGATGGTTCTGTGGGTAGCGCTCCAGGTGAAAGGTATATATTTAGCCTATAAGCATATACGTTTTAGACATCATATCCATTTGTGTTGTGTTTAAGTAAATGTTAAAAATTGAATATTTGTCACTATGTCAATACTTGAACTAAGTCACATTCTATCAAGTTTTTAGTACAAAATATTGGAATATCAACTACTAATATATACATCATCCAAGTTAAAGTTCTGCCTAACATTTCCTTTTTTTGTTTCCCAGCCCTACTTATGAAGGTTCTTATTCAGATGGTTCTGTGGGTAGCGCTCCAGGTGAAAGGTATATATTTAGCCTATAAgcatataaatatttatttattttttcaaatAAGGTAGGTAGTAATATTAGGTTtgacatatattattttatttaaaatcgtGAAAAAAATTAATGGTCAATTCCCTTACATTACTTCATATCTTTTTCATAATTTCCTAACTATGGACGCATGTATACAACTTAGTAGTTTATGCACCGATACCAATATATGCCTCCTTTGAACCCAATTGAGTAGCCTTATTAGTTATAATTTCAATTTTCAAAGCTTGGTTAACAGCTTATCTGGACTTGAATTATAGGCCAGGTAATAATGTACAAATGGGCCTAATATATTCATCTGAATACATTAATCGACATCTCTTAAGAATGAACCAACACCGACATTTTTCAGCAAGATATGATATTTTAACTCATCCAATGAAGAAACTCTTAACAGACTTGTGAATAAGCTTAAAAATCACCTCAAGAGGTTTTTGATTCACTGAAAAATCAAACAGTTGATTTAGTGTTCACTGCTCATCCAACTCAGGCTATTAGGAGATCTTTGCTTCAAAAACATGGAAGGTATGTTCTATAATGCTTTAAATAAGTCTTACTTTCATTAAAAGAGTTGTGGGTAGGCCTATAAGCGAACCGATACGGTTGTTCTTAATaaacgaatgaacatgaacaattttttttttgttcattaattaaatgaacaaacatgaacacatgCTTCGTTAGTTTATGTGTGTTCATTTACCTTCATTTATCTATGTTTAAGTTCGTTTAATATTCATTTCAAGTTTTTAGGCAGTTACAA contains the following coding sequences:
- the LOC110886365 gene encoding uncharacterized protein LOC110886365 is translated as MDTLYSARASVLVNGSPTIEFDCSRGLRQGDPLSPFLFVIAMEALTGIMKKAVSDRIFKGVRCTNEGPILSHFIYADDVIFIGEWSSHNDLNLRRILTCFYLTSVLKMYLSKCSIFGVGVGDQRVQDMATSLHCKRGSLPFKHLGLVVGANMNLVKNWKPVVEAFRSRLALWKAKQLSYGG